A genomic window from Equus asinus isolate D_3611 breed Donkey chromosome 25, EquAss-T2T_v2, whole genome shotgun sequence includes:
- the FCRL2 gene encoding LOW QUALITY PROTEIN: Fc receptor-like protein 2 (The sequence of the model RefSeq protein was modified relative to this genomic sequence to represent the inferred CDS: inserted 2 bases in 2 codons; deleted 1 base in 1 codon; substituted 2 bases at 2 genomic stop codons) translates to MTYARASPSWPTEGSPVPLTSETQLSPXRSDAHFQFCFFRESRALGSGWSSSPELQIHAEWSEDSGSYXCKAETXTHRVRKPSFQSQIHVQRVSVANPSLETQHPGGQVIEGENLVLLCSVAEGIGNITFSWHREATGISLGKKTQHFLSAELQIPTAKECEAGQFYCRADNNHDPIQSTVVNIPVRIPVSCPVLTLRVPAARAIMGNIVELCCEASPPILYQFYHEDVNLENVLAPSEGGVSFNLSLTTGHSRNYSCEADYGLGALCSGVVPLSISRNGGYRIELVTARVLXGLFSVLGFIADYLVLSSLYHREASSPNPQESTHPSPLPLLSTPAIKELQPVYVNVGPVDVNVVYSQGWSIQQRR, encoded by the exons ATGACCTATGCTAGAGCCAGCCCCTCCTGGCCCACTGAGGGTAGCCCAGTGCCCCTGACCAGTGAGACCCAGCTCTCTCCATAGAGATCAGATGCCCATTTCCAATTTTGCTTTTTCAGAGAGAGCAGAGCCCTCGGCTCAGGCTGGAGCAGCTCCCCAGAGCTCCAGATCCATGCCGAGTGGAGTGAAGACTCAGGATCTTACTGATGCAAGGCAGAGA GGACTCACAGAGTCAGAAAACCAAGTTTCCAATCCCAAATTCATGTGCAGA GAGTCTCAGTTGCTAATCCAAGCTTAGAGACCCAGCACCCT GGGGGACAGGTGATTGAAGGAGAGAATCTTGTCCTACTCTGCTCAGTGGCTGAGGGCATAGGAAACATCACattttcctggcacagagaggccaCAGGAATAAGTCTGGGAAAGAAGACCCAGCACTTCCTGTCAGCAGAGCTGCAGATTCCAACTGCGAAGGAGTGCGAGGCTGGCCAATTTTATTGTAGAGCTGACAATAACCATGATCCCATTCAGAGCACGGTGGTGAATATTCCTGTGAGAA TTCCAGTGTCTTGTCCTGTCCTCACCCTCAGGGTTCCTGCAGCCAGGGCTATCATGGGGAACATAGTGGAGCTTTGCTGTGAGGCTTCTCCCCCAATCCTGTATCAGTTTTATCATGAGGATGTCAACCTGGAGAACGTCTTGGCTCCCTCTGAAGGAGGAGTATCCTTCAATCTCTCTCTGACCACTGGACATTCTAGAAACTACTCCTGTGAGGCTGACTATGGCCTGGGGGCTCTGTGCAGTGGAGTAGTGCCACTCTCCATCTCAA GGAATGGTGGCTATAGAATAGAACTTGTCACAGCCAGAGTTC AGGGGCTGTTTAGTGTCCTTGGTTTTATTGCTG ACTATCTTGTACTTAGTTCTCTTTATCACAGAGAGGCTTCCAGTCCAAACCCTCAAGAGtccacccaccccagcccactcccactcctctccactccagccatCAAGGAGCTGCAACCAGTGTATGTCAATG TGGGCCCTGTAGATGTGAATGTGGTTTATTCCCAGGGTTGGAGCATCCAGCAGCGCAGGTGA